In one Acidimicrobiia bacterium genomic region, the following are encoded:
- a CDS encoding RluA family pseudouridine synthase encodes MKAEPPERLVVPASLAGERLDRALALITGWSRQAVADLIGADEVLVDGRPVARSLRLAGGETVELLSEPGVSAPPTGEPVAFEVRHADPDVLVVAKPAGLVVHPGPGHEHGTLVHGLLHRYPEIAGVGDPARPGIVHRLDRDTSGLLLVARSPVAYDTLVRAMAAREIERQYVALVWGVPDAPRGVIDAPIGRSVRRRTRMAIRAAGRAARTGYEVREELDNRRFALLDCSLETGRTHQIRVHLSSIGHPVVGDATYGGSRADTGVERPFLHAAALSLDHPVSGERVEVHEPLPEDLEALLGRLRGSASPGSVGVAG; translated from the coding sequence ATGAAGGCAGAGCCACCGGAACGGCTCGTGGTGCCGGCGTCGCTGGCGGGGGAGCGCCTCGACCGCGCGCTGGCGTTGATCACCGGATGGAGTCGACAGGCGGTGGCCGACCTCATCGGGGCAGATGAGGTGCTCGTCGACGGCCGACCGGTCGCTCGAAGTCTCCGCCTCGCTGGCGGTGAGACCGTCGAGCTGCTGAGCGAGCCTGGTGTGAGCGCGCCGCCGACTGGTGAGCCGGTCGCCTTCGAGGTGCGGCACGCGGATCCAGACGTGCTGGTCGTCGCCAAGCCCGCGGGCCTGGTGGTGCACCCTGGTCCTGGGCACGAGCACGGCACGCTCGTGCACGGTCTGCTGCACCGGTACCCCGAGATCGCGGGAGTCGGTGATCCCGCGAGGCCCGGGATCGTGCATCGCCTCGACCGCGACACGAGCGGCTTGCTGCTCGTGGCCCGGTCGCCGGTGGCATACGACACACTTGTACGGGCGATGGCCGCCCGCGAGATCGAGCGCCAGTACGTCGCCCTCGTATGGGGCGTCCCGGACGCGCCACGGGGCGTGATCGATGCGCCGATCGGGCGCTCGGTTCGCCGCCGCACGCGCATGGCGATCCGCGCAGCTGGGCGCGCGGCGCGCACCGGATACGAGGTGCGTGAGGAGCTCGACAACCGTCGGTTTGCGCTGCTCGACTGCTCACTCGAGACGGGTCGCACCCATCAGATCCGCGTGCACCTCTCGTCGATCGGTCACCCGGTCGTCGGTGACGCGACCTATGGGGGTTCGCGTGCCGACACCGGCGTGGAACGGCCGTTCCTGCACGCCGCAGCCCTGTCGTTGGACCATCCGGTGTCTGGTGAGCGCGTCGAGGTGCACGAGCCGCTCCCCGAGGATCTGGAGGCCCTCCTGGGCCGGCTGCGGGGGTCCGCCTCGCCCGGCAGTGTCGGAGTGGCGGGGTAG
- a CDS encoding response regulator transcription factor, with the protein MRVLLVEDDDTIASPLQRGLAREGFVVERHETGGGALQSVRDGASPAVILLDLGLPDMDGFDLCRALRQTTDAPVIVVTARGDEVDRVVGLELGADDYVVKPFGLRELVARIRAVARRSSVPAALPSMPSRLVVDRRTREVAFDGRDIALTPKEFDLLALLAADPGAVCTRERILDEVWDPHWYGPTKTLDVHVSSLRRKLGDPSLVETIRGVGYRLREGEGAAAPHAVAGQ; encoded by the coding sequence ATGCGGGTGCTGCTCGTCGAGGACGACGACACCATCGCGTCGCCGTTGCAGCGGGGACTGGCCCGTGAAGGGTTCGTCGTCGAGCGCCACGAGACCGGGGGCGGTGCGCTCCAGAGCGTCCGCGATGGCGCCAGCCCGGCGGTGATCCTCCTCGACCTCGGATTGCCCGACATGGACGGCTTCGACCTGTGCCGGGCGTTGCGCCAGACGACGGACGCTCCCGTCATCGTCGTCACGGCCCGGGGCGACGAAGTCGACCGGGTCGTCGGGCTGGAGCTCGGGGCTGACGACTACGTCGTGAAGCCATTCGGGCTGCGCGAGCTCGTGGCGCGCATCCGCGCCGTCGCGAGGCGCTCGTCCGTGCCCGCGGCGCTCCCGTCGATGCCGTCGCGGTTGGTGGTCGACCGCCGCACGCGTGAGGTCGCGTTCGACGGACGGGACATCGCCCTCACTCCGAAGGAGTTCGACTTGCTCGCGCTCCTCGCTGCTGATCCCGGCGCGGTGTGCACGAGGGAGCGGATCCTGGACGAAGTATGGGATCCGCACTGGTACGGGCCGACGAAGACGCTCGACGTCCATGTATCGAGCCTCCGCCGCAAGCTGGGTGACCCCTCGCTCGTCGAGACGATCCGTGGAGTCGGGTACCGGCTCCGCGAGGGCGAGGGCGCGGCCGCGCCGCACGCTGTCGCTGGTCAATGA